A single window of Bradyrhizobium daqingense DNA harbors:
- a CDS encoding SDR family NAD(P)-dependent oxidoreductase yields MNKIDLNGRVAVVTGGAQGFGRAITERFVASGAKVAIWDFDAALAEKTAKEIGDSARVFKVDVTDTAAVEQARDATLAAFGKIDILVNNAGIAGVNKPVWETDLEEWRKVLRINLDGPFIVCKAIVPVMLKQKYGRIVNIASIAGKEGNPNASHYSASKAGLIALTKSLGKELAAHDILVNAVTPAAAKTAIFDQMTQQHIDFMLSKIPKGRFVLVEELAAMVSWLASEDCAFSTGAVFDISGGRATY; encoded by the coding sequence ATGAACAAGATCGATCTCAACGGGCGCGTTGCCGTCGTCACCGGCGGCGCGCAGGGCTTTGGCCGCGCCATCACCGAGCGCTTCGTCGCCTCCGGCGCCAAGGTCGCGATCTGGGATTTCGATGCGGCTCTCGCTGAGAAGACCGCGAAAGAAATCGGCGACAGTGCCCGCGTGTTCAAGGTCGACGTCACCGACACCGCGGCGGTCGAGCAGGCCCGCGACGCCACGCTCGCCGCGTTCGGCAAGATCGACATCCTCGTCAACAATGCCGGCATCGCCGGCGTCAACAAGCCGGTCTGGGAGACCGATCTGGAGGAATGGCGCAAGGTGTTGCGCATCAACCTCGATGGTCCCTTCATCGTCTGCAAGGCGATCGTGCCGGTGATGCTCAAGCAGAAGTACGGGAGGATCGTGAACATCGCCTCCATCGCCGGCAAGGAAGGCAACCCGAACGCCTCGCATTATTCGGCCTCCAAGGCCGGCCTGATCGCGCTGACGAAGTCACTCGGCAAGGAGCTCGCCGCTCACGACATCCTCGTCAACGCAGTGACGCCGGCAGCGGCAAAGACCGCGATCTTCGATCAGATGACGCAGCAGCATATCGACTTCATGCTGTCGAAGATCCCGAAGGGGCGCTTCGTGCTGGTGGAGGAGCTGGCCGCGATGGTGAGCTGGCTTGCATCGGAGGACTGCGCGTTCTCGACCGGCGCCGTCTTCGACATCTCGGGCGGACGCGCAACCTATTGA
- a CDS encoding GFA family protein, which produces MIREGGCLCGAVRFKAEGEPLNVRICHCRICQKAMGSPYFARAQFDQRALSVDGEIARYASSENIDRVFCKQCGTRLFAWRRNGTLAGVALATFDDRNAFAPTEHIWVSEKLAWVKIDEGLTQYPGTIPA; this is translated from the coding sequence ATGATCCGGGAAGGCGGATGCCTGTGCGGCGCGGTGCGGTTCAAGGCGGAGGGCGAGCCGCTCAACGTCCGCATCTGCCATTGCCGCATCTGTCAGAAGGCGATGGGCTCGCCCTACTTCGCCCGCGCGCAGTTCGACCAGCGCGCGCTCAGCGTCGACGGCGAGATCGCCCGCTACGCGTCCTCCGAGAACATTGACCGCGTGTTCTGCAAGCAGTGCGGTACGCGTCTGTTCGCGTGGCGCCGCAACGGAACGCTTGCCGGCGTCGCGCTGGCCACCTTCGACGATCGCAACGCCTTCGCGCCGACCGAGCACATCTGGGTCTCGGAAAAGCTCGCTTGGGTGAAGATTGACGAGGGTCTGACGCAATATCCGGGGACAATTCCGGCGTGA
- a CDS encoding SDR family oxidoreductase has protein sequence MADRLKGKRAVVTAAAAGIGRACAVAFAREGATVIATDINEAGIAGLTKEGVAEVAKLDVRNTADVNAFAKRVGKIDILLNAAGFVHHGTILECSEEDFDFSFDLNVKSMHRTIKAFLPDMIAGGGGSIVNISSCAALRPPANRYVYSSSKAAVSLLSRAVALDFITKGIRCNSICPGTVETPSMLDRAAAQGPQGKEMFISRQKMGRLGTAEEIASMAVYLGSDESAFTTGVDLVVDGGYML, from the coding sequence ATGGCAGACCGCCTCAAGGGAAAGCGCGCCGTCGTCACGGCGGCTGCGGCAGGCATCGGGCGCGCATGCGCCGTCGCTTTCGCGCGTGAGGGTGCAACCGTCATCGCCACCGACATCAACGAAGCCGGCATCGCGGGCCTGACCAAGGAAGGCGTGGCCGAGGTCGCCAAGCTCGACGTCCGCAACACCGCCGACGTCAATGCCTTTGCCAAGCGCGTCGGCAAGATCGACATTCTGCTCAACGCCGCGGGCTTCGTGCATCACGGTACCATCCTGGAATGCTCGGAAGAGGATTTTGATTTTTCGTTCGACCTCAACGTCAAGTCGATGCACCGGACCATCAAGGCGTTCCTGCCCGACATGATCGCGGGTGGCGGCGGCAGCATCGTGAACATCTCGTCCTGCGCCGCGCTGCGGCCGCCGGCGAACCGCTATGTTTACAGCTCGTCGAAGGCGGCGGTGTCGCTGCTGTCGCGCGCGGTCGCGCTGGACTTCATCACCAAGGGCATCCGCTGCAACTCGATCTGCCCCGGCACCGTCGAGACGCCATCGATGCTCGACCGCGCCGCCGCGCAAGGACCGCAGGGCAAGGAGATGTTCATCTCTCGCCAGAAGATGGGCCGGCTCGGCACCGCCGAGGAGATCGCATCCATGGCGGTCTATCTCGGCAGCGACGAGAGCGCCTTCACCACCGGCGTCGACCTCGTGGTCGACGGCGGCTACATGCTCTGA
- a CDS encoding IlvD/Edd family dehydratase, protein MTKKPTNGHAAGNGARRHLRSQEWFNNPHNPGMTALYMERYLNYGLTRAELQSGKPIIGIAQTGNDLSPCNRHHIELAHRVREGIREAGGIAMEFPTHPIQETGKRPTAALDRNLAYLGLVEILYGYPLDGVVLTTGCDKTTPACMMAAATVNLPAIVLSGGPMLNGWHAGERTGSGTIVWKSRERLAAGEIDYEEFMEIVASSAPSVGHCNTMGTASTMNGLAEALGFSLPGCAAIPAPYRERGQIAYETGKRIVEMVWEDLKPSDILTRKAFENCIVINSAIGGSTNAPIHINALARHIGVELSIDDWQKFGHDVPLLVNMQPAGFYLGEEFHRAGGVPAVVRELMKHKRIHEDAVTVNGRGIGENCKTAPAPDNDVIWAYDKPLVKDAGFLVLKGNLFDSAIMKTSVISKEFRDRYLSNPKDLNAFEGRAIVFEGPEDYHERIDDPSLDIDERCVLFIRGTGPIGYPGGAEVVNMQPPAALIKRGILSLPCIGDGRQSGTSGSPSILNASPEAAANGGLAILRTGDKVRIDLNKGSANILISDDEVKKRHAELMASGGFKHPANQTPWQEIYRNTVGQQSTGACMELATRYQNVAGTFGVARDNH, encoded by the coding sequence CCTCCGCTCACAGGAATGGTTCAACAATCCACATAATCCGGGCATGACCGCGCTCTATATGGAGCGCTATCTGAACTACGGCCTCACCCGCGCCGAGCTTCAATCCGGCAAGCCGATCATCGGCATCGCCCAGACTGGCAACGACCTCTCGCCCTGCAACCGCCACCATATCGAGCTTGCGCACCGTGTCCGCGAAGGCATCCGCGAGGCCGGCGGCATTGCGATGGAATTCCCGACCCACCCGATCCAGGAGACCGGCAAGCGCCCGACCGCGGCGCTCGACCGCAACCTCGCCTATCTTGGCCTCGTCGAAATCCTCTACGGCTATCCGCTCGACGGCGTGGTGCTGACCACCGGCTGCGACAAGACAACGCCGGCCTGCATGATGGCGGCGGCGACCGTCAACCTGCCGGCCATCGTGCTGTCGGGCGGCCCGATGCTCAACGGCTGGCACGCCGGCGAGCGCACGGGCTCCGGTACCATCGTCTGGAAGTCGCGCGAGCGGCTTGCCGCCGGCGAAATCGACTATGAGGAGTTCATGGAGATCGTGGCCTCCTCGGCCCCCTCGGTCGGCCATTGCAACACCATGGGCACGGCATCGACCATGAACGGGCTCGCCGAAGCGCTGGGCTTCTCGCTGCCGGGCTGTGCCGCGATCCCTGCGCCCTATCGCGAGCGCGGCCAGATCGCCTACGAGACGGGCAAGCGCATCGTCGAGATGGTCTGGGAAGATTTGAAGCCCTCGGACATCCTGACCCGCAAGGCATTCGAGAACTGCATCGTGATCAATTCGGCGATCGGCGGCTCCACCAACGCGCCGATCCACATCAATGCGCTGGCACGCCATATCGGCGTCGAGCTCTCGATCGACGACTGGCAGAAATTCGGCCATGACGTGCCGCTGCTGGTCAACATGCAGCCGGCCGGCTTCTATCTCGGCGAGGAATTCCACCGCGCCGGCGGCGTGCCGGCCGTGGTGCGCGAGCTGATGAAGCACAAGCGCATCCACGAGGATGCGGTCACCGTCAACGGCCGCGGCATCGGCGAGAACTGCAAGACTGCGCCCGCGCCCGACAATGACGTGATCTGGGCTTACGACAAGCCGCTGGTCAAGGACGCCGGCTTCCTGGTGCTGAAGGGCAATCTGTTCGATTCCGCGATCATGAAGACCAGCGTGATCTCGAAGGAATTCCGCGATCGCTACCTCAGCAACCCCAAGGACCTCAACGCCTTCGAAGGCCGCGCCATCGTGTTCGAGGGGCCGGAGGACTATCACGAGCGGATCGACGATCCCTCACTCGACATCGATGAGCGCTGCGTGCTGTTCATCCGCGGCACCGGGCCGATCGGCTATCCCGGTGGCGCCGAGGTGGTGAACATGCAGCCGCCGGCGGCGCTGATCAAACGCGGCATCCTGTCCCTGCCCTGCATCGGCGATGGCCGCCAGTCCGGCACCTCGGGCTCGCCCTCGATCCTGAACGCCTCGCCGGAAGCCGCGGCCAATGGCGGACTCGCGATCCTACGGACCGGCGACAAGGTGCGCATCGACCTCAACAAGGGCAGCGCCAACATCCTGATTTCGGACGACGAGGTGAAGAAGCGCCATGCCGAGCTGATGGCCAGTGGCGGTTTCAAGCATCCGGCGAACCAGACGCCGTGGCAAGAGATCTATCGCAACACCGTCGGCCAGCAATCCACCGGCGCATGCATGGAGCTCGCCACGCGGTATCAGAACGTCGCCGGCACGTTCGGCGTGGCGCGGGATAATCACTGA